A genomic region of Lasioglossum baleicum chromosome 16, iyLasBale1, whole genome shotgun sequence contains the following coding sequences:
- the LOC143217200 gene encoding uncharacterized protein LOC143217200, translated as MSNILDSCGKEPSKPLGDAGTSSCKQSSRSRSIAKENSEVGPSCRKRSRVIDTNDVVSKRLRKEEDSELRGGLQDESRQDLPDQLCNPCQTNRYGNQFPHRLIGLMYQLDLLILCLCRKFTHKRKYPSLSLAFQNSEIDKFSNIVLRYKEKSIHIQVENVDNYINNNINYARLFNKERRSSSINSYFDSFVKHVISKSDSLYNVECLTVYTNSGLDLTEEKELKQGRSKDFYPFKFCSINVEAFDILKSFLFTSNNIQRHGFYQFSRDKTTREELLKRLKFSPAVQRVIKKRELPQGFEKEIKEAFLDKLVFAVNQPNREELNSIIKSEMKRNSEVQDNYNYIALQERILSNLEEDKKLGNYTSGIIYEFNLLMLFLHDMFLHKNMFSINFEGKNTSIDITINYKDNRIIRFLSISFLLYLLKNQGKI; from the exons ATGTCTAATATTCTGGATTCATGCG gtAAAGAGCCTTCGAAGCCATTAGGAGATGCTGGAACCTCCTCGTGCAAACAAAGTAGTCGTTCAAGGAGTATAGCTAAGGAAAATTCTGAGGTTGGTCCTAGTTGTAGAAAACGAAGCCGTGTTATAGATACAAATGACGTAGTATCGAAGAGGTTGCGTAAAGAAGAGGATTCCGAGTTGCGTGGTGGTTTGCAAGATGAATCTAGACAGGATTTGCCTGACCAATTGTGTAATCCTTGCCAAACTAATCGATACGGCAATCAATTTCCTCATCGTTTGATTGGACTCATGTATCAATTGGACTTGTTGATACTTTGCTTATGTAGAAAGTTTACGCACAAACGTAAATACCCTTCATTGTCATTGGCATTCCAAAATtctgaaattgataaatttagTAATATTGTTCTCCGCTATAAAGAGAAGTCTATTCATATACAAGTTGAAAATgtggataattatataaataataatatcaattatgCTAGgttatttaataaagaaagacgAAGTTCTTCTATTAATAGTTACTTTGATAGTTTTGTTAAACATGTAATCTCTAAGTCAGATAGTTTATATAATGTGGAATGTCTTACTGTCTATACTAATTCAGGCTTGGATCTTACGGAAGAAAAGGAATTAAAACAAGGACGATCCAAAGACTTTTATCCTTTTAAATTTTGTAGCATAAATGTAGAAGCATTTGACATTCTAaaaagctttttatttacaagtaaTAACATACAAAGGCATGGTTTTTATCAGTTTTCACGAGATAAAACAACAAGAGAAGAACTCTTAAAGCGATTAAAATTCTCGCCTGCCGTGCAGAGagtaataaaaaaaagagaGCTTCCTCAGGGATTTGAAAAGGAAATAAAAGAAGCATTTTTAGATAAATTAGTGTTTGCAGTTAATCAACCTAATAGAGAAGAGCTGAACAGCATTATTAAAagtgaaatgaaaagaaatagTGAAGTCCAAGACAATTACAATTATATAGCATTACAAGAAAGAATATTAAGTAATTTAGAAGAGGATAAAAAACTTGGAAACTATACATCTGGAATTATATATGAATTCAATTTGTTAATGCTTTTTTTGCACGACATGTTCttgcataaaaatatgttttccattaattttgaaggaaaaaatacaTCTATCGATATTACTATCAATTATAAAG ACAACAGAATAATACGTTTTCTATCGATAAGCTTTTTACTCTATTTGTTGAAAAATCAGGGGAagatatag
- the LOC143217208 gene encoding uncharacterized protein LOC143217208: MKCFVPSCKNRSDHRNWKTRINYVKVSFHRFPRDPDTRSLWLDILGIRVSEIPETASVCSMHFEETSFYTKGSYGRLKYNALPRKTLNEEETSHSDMCENNVDTRLSPNTTEGLIPKTEEVQSIADTEKLFDDCPLSPELSTSNKEDKGTMMSPKFVYNSPERVRLRERLKYVEADSRKKLCALRQQLRRKENQVIHLKNIIEDLKRQRC; this comes from the exons ATGAAGTGCTTTGTGCCCTCGTGTAAAAACCGATCAGATCATCGAAATTGGAAAACAAGGATTAATTATgtaaaagtttcatttcatcG TTTTCCAAGAGATCCTGATACTCGCAGTTTATGGTTAGATATTTTAGGCATCAGAGTATCGGAAATTCCAGAGACAGCTTCTGTTTGCTCAATGCACTTCGAAGAAACAAGTTTCTACACAAAAGGTTCATATGGGCGATTGAAATACAATGCATTACCACGT AAAACCCTTAATGAAGAAGAGACATCTCACAGTGATATGTGTGAAAATAATGTGGACACGAGATTATCACCTAACACAA CAGAAGGTTTGATCCCTAAAACTGAAGAGGTTCAAAGTATAGCTGATACTGAAAAGTTGTTTGATGACTGTCCATTATCACCAGAACTGTCCACATCTAATAAAGAAGACAAGGGAACAATGATGTCGCCTAAATTCGTATACAATTCTCCAGAGAGAGTGAGATTAAGAGAAAGACTAAAATATGTGGAAGCAGACTCACGGAAGAAACTGTGTGCCCTGCGGCAACAGTTACGGAGGAAAGAAAACCAAGTTATTCATCTGAAGAATATTATAGAGGACTTAAAAAGGCAGAGATGTTGA
- the LOC143217202 gene encoding uncharacterized protein LOC143217202 isoform X1 — protein sequence MRRNRRIVGVREHKQATSSHESRMVTDHEHEHQRALVPTIPTHSYLLCKEPSKPLGDAGTSSCKQTRRSRSTAKENSEVGPSCRKRSRVIDINDVVSKRLRKEEDSELHGGLQDESRQDLPDQWYNPCQTNQYGNHFPHRLIGLMYQLDLSILCLCRKFMYEHKYPSLSLTFGDSKVDKFNNIVLRYKEKSIHIQIENIDKYYVNNGISYARLFTKEKLRFSINNYFDTFVKHLIYKSGTSSNSIEYLIVYSNFGLDLTKEEKLKQGRFRNFYPSKFDCINIEEDDILKDFLFTNDNKKGRGLYRFSRDKTTREELFKRSEFSSAVQKVIKERELCQEEIKEEFLDKLESGITAPLSP from the exons ATGCGCCGAAATCGTAGGATCGTAGGCGTGCGTGAGCACAAACAAGCCACGAGCAGCCACGAGTCACGGATGGTCACGGATCACGAGCACGAGCACCAACGAGCACTCGTTCCAACGATTCCAACTCATTCGTATCTTCTCT gtAAAGAGCCTTCAAAGCCATTAGGAGATGCTGGAACCTCCTCGTGTAAACAAACTAGACGTTCAAGGAGTACAGCTAAGGAAAATTCTGAAGTTGGTCCTAGTTGTAGAAAACGAAGCCGTGTTATAGATATAAATGACGTAGTATCGAAGAGGTTGCGTAAAGAAGAGGATTCCGAGTTGCATGGTGGTTTGCAAGATGAATCTAGACAGGATTTGCCTGACCAATGGTATAATCCTTGCCAAACTAATCAATATGGCAATCATTTTCCTCATCGTTTGATTGGACTTATGTATCAATTGGACTTGTCGATACTTTGCTTATGCAGGAAGTTTATGTACGAACATAAATATCCTTCATTGTCATTAACATTCGGAGATTCCAAAGtcgacaaatttaataatattgtcctTCGTTATAAAGAGAAGTCTATTCATATACAAATTGAAAACATAGACAAGTATTACGTAAATAATGGCATTAGTTATGCTAGATTATTTACTAAAGAAAAACTTCGTTTTTCTATTAACAATTACTTTGATACTTTTGTTAAACATTTGATCTATAAATCTGGTACTTCATCAAATAGTATCGAATATCTTATTGTCTATTCTAATTTTGGCTTGGATCTTACGAAAGAGGAGAAATTAAAACAGGGGCGGTTTAGAAATTTTTATCCTTCTAAGTTTGATTGTATAAACATAGAAGAAGATGATATTTTGAAAGACTTTCTGTTTACAAATGATAATAAGAAAGGACGTGGTTTATATCGATTTTCACGAGATAAAACAACAAGAGAAGAACTCTTTAAGCGATCAGAATTTTCGTCTGCTGTGCAAAAAGTAATAAAAGAAAGAGAACTTTGTCAGgaagaaataaaagaagaatttcTAGATAAATTAgaatctggcatcactgccccACTAAgtccgtag
- the LOC143217202 gene encoding uncharacterized protein LOC143217202 isoform X2: MSNILDSCGKEPSKPLGDAGTSSCKQTRRSRSTAKENSEVGPSCRKRSRVIDINDVVSKRLRKEEDSELHGGLQDESRQDLPDQWYNPCQTNQYGNHFPHRLIGLMYQLDLSILCLCRKFMYEHKYPSLSLTFGDSKVDKFNNIVLRYKEKSIHIQIENIDKYYVNNGISYARLFTKEKLRFSINNYFDTFVKHLIYKSGTSSNSIEYLIVYSNFGLDLTKEEKLKQGRFRNFYPSKFDCINIEEDDILKDFLFTNDNKKGRGLYRFSRDKTTREELFKRSEFSSAVQKVIKERELCQEEIKEEFLDKLESGITAPLSP; encoded by the exons ATGTCTAATATTCTGGATTCATGCG gtAAAGAGCCTTCAAAGCCATTAGGAGATGCTGGAACCTCCTCGTGTAAACAAACTAGACGTTCAAGGAGTACAGCTAAGGAAAATTCTGAAGTTGGTCCTAGTTGTAGAAAACGAAGCCGTGTTATAGATATAAATGACGTAGTATCGAAGAGGTTGCGTAAAGAAGAGGATTCCGAGTTGCATGGTGGTTTGCAAGATGAATCTAGACAGGATTTGCCTGACCAATGGTATAATCCTTGCCAAACTAATCAATATGGCAATCATTTTCCTCATCGTTTGATTGGACTTATGTATCAATTGGACTTGTCGATACTTTGCTTATGCAGGAAGTTTATGTACGAACATAAATATCCTTCATTGTCATTAACATTCGGAGATTCCAAAGtcgacaaatttaataatattgtcctTCGTTATAAAGAGAAGTCTATTCATATACAAATTGAAAACATAGACAAGTATTACGTAAATAATGGCATTAGTTATGCTAGATTATTTACTAAAGAAAAACTTCGTTTTTCTATTAACAATTACTTTGATACTTTTGTTAAACATTTGATCTATAAATCTGGTACTTCATCAAATAGTATCGAATATCTTATTGTCTATTCTAATTTTGGCTTGGATCTTACGAAAGAGGAGAAATTAAAACAGGGGCGGTTTAGAAATTTTTATCCTTCTAAGTTTGATTGTATAAACATAGAAGAAGATGATATTTTGAAAGACTTTCTGTTTACAAATGATAATAAGAAAGGACGTGGTTTATATCGATTTTCACGAGATAAAACAACAAGAGAAGAACTCTTTAAGCGATCAGAATTTTCGTCTGCTGTGCAAAAAGTAATAAAAGAAAGAGAACTTTGTCAGgaagaaataaaagaagaatttcTAGATAAATTAgaatctggcatcactgccccACTAAgtccgtag